One Alteromonas sp. KC3 DNA segment encodes these proteins:
- a CDS encoding AAA family ATPase, with translation MRPDILKIQSALGEKIIGKPHQLQLAVACLLANGHLLIEDLPGMGKTTLSHALSQVFGLHYSRIQFTSDLLPSDMLGVNIFHSHESDNDKQFSFRHGPIFSQVVLADELNRASPKTQSALLEAMEERQVSIDGVTHALPSPFFVIATQNPSYQSGTYPLPESQLDRFFMRISLGYPAWEAEKAMLLQKDMNAQLPQIISEHALLDMQNAVSKVHTSEAVIHYILSLVSESRNSGTYPNPLSPRASRALLQGARAWAFINARDFVTPEDVQAVFIAITAHRLTASDPHQSASTMQNQHATGEALSQQLLDSVDPLAA, from the coding sequence ATGCGGCCTGACATTTTAAAGATACAAAGTGCACTTGGCGAAAAAATCATTGGCAAACCGCACCAATTGCAACTTGCCGTTGCATGCCTGCTTGCTAATGGTCATTTATTAATTGAAGATTTACCTGGCATGGGTAAAACGACTTTGTCTCACGCACTCTCACAAGTGTTTGGCCTTCACTATTCTCGTATACAATTTACCTCTGACCTACTCCCTTCGGACATGCTAGGCGTCAACATTTTCCATAGCCACGAAAGCGACAACGATAAACAATTCAGCTTTCGTCATGGCCCTATATTTAGTCAAGTAGTGTTAGCTGACGAATTAAACAGAGCGAGCCCTAAAACTCAAAGTGCACTACTTGAGGCCATGGAAGAGCGACAAGTCAGTATCGATGGGGTAACCCATGCTTTACCCTCCCCCTTTTTTGTCATTGCCACACAAAACCCCAGCTACCAGTCTGGTACCTATCCACTTCCTGAATCACAGCTTGACCGCTTTTTTATGCGTATTTCGCTTGGCTATCCTGCGTGGGAAGCTGAAAAGGCCATGCTGCTGCAAAAGGACATGAATGCACAGCTTCCACAAATCATATCTGAGCATGCTTTGCTGGATATGCAAAACGCTGTTAGTAAAGTACACACAAGTGAAGCTGTAATTCACTATATTTTGAGTTTGGTCAGCGAGAGTAGAAACAGTGGAACTTACCCCAACCCTCTCTCGCCACGAGCCAGTCGCGCTCTTTTACAGGGTGCGCGCGCTTGGGCATTTATTAACGCAAGAGATTTTGTTACACCTGAAGACGTTCAAGCGGTATTCATCGCCATCACTGCACATCGATTGACAGCTTCAGATCCTCATCAAAGCGCCAGTACAATGCAAAACCAACATGCCACGGGTGAAGCGTTGAGCCAACAATTGCTAGACAGCGTTGACCCCCTTGCAGCTTAA
- a CDS encoding SeqA protein, protein MKSIEIDDDLYAFIASQTKHIGESASQILRRLLLPEDGAASNVNTAESATTIQTKSTAAEKVSAAPESGLAQESNKAVESASLNETAAKQPIGTNSSAATEVKATKPALKSKAKATAKKPIAKKPSTARATVTNKKPVMATNDVQTTELHDKRDILDTVSKDALGTFTKRVDQFLFVLSAAHKLNADSFSKVESIKGKNRTYFATTKAALLENGSSTNPKAIPDSPYWVVTNNNTAKKTNMLEQVLRNLGYRPDVVETVVARFSSEGK, encoded by the coding sequence ATGAAAAGCATTGAGATAGATGACGATTTATATGCCTTCATCGCCAGCCAGACTAAGCATATTGGTGAAAGTGCATCACAAATTTTAAGACGCCTACTGTTACCTGAAGATGGTGCAGCGTCTAATGTAAATACGGCCGAGTCAGCAACAACAATTCAAACGAAAAGCACAGCTGCTGAAAAAGTAAGCGCGGCGCCAGAAAGTGGCCTAGCGCAAGAAAGTAACAAAGCCGTAGAGAGTGCTTCTTTAAATGAGACTGCTGCTAAACAGCCAATCGGGACTAACAGTAGCGCCGCCACCGAGGTAAAGGCAACTAAACCTGCGCTCAAGTCGAAAGCAAAAGCGACGGCTAAGAAACCGATTGCAAAGAAACCATCAACGGCCCGTGCAACGGTTACTAACAAGAAACCGGTTATGGCAACAAATGATGTTCAGACAACAGAACTGCATGACAAGCGCGACATCCTCGATACCGTCTCAAAAGATGCGTTGGGAACATTTACCAAGCGTGTTGACCAATTTCTGTTCGTTTTAAGTGCAGCGCACAAGCTTAATGCAGACTCTTTCTCGAAAGTGGAGAGTATAAAAGGCAAAAACCGTACGTATTTTGCGACAACTAAAGCCGCGCTATTGGAAAATGGTAGCAGCACTAACCCGAAGGCTATTCCAGATAGCCCATACTGGGTTGTGACTAACAACAATACGGCAAAGAAAACGAATATGCTGGAACAGGTTTTGCGTAACTTAGGTTATCGACCTGATGTAGTAGAAACAGTAGTAGCGCGTTTTTCTTCTGAAGGTAAATAA
- the pgm gene encoding phosphoglucomutase (alpha-D-glucose-1,6-bisphosphate-dependent) yields MALHPQAGQSAAKEQLINVAQLVSQYYSFKPDISDPGQAVSFGTSGHRGTASNYTFTDMHISAICQALVEYRQQEGITGPLFVGKDTHALSEPAMITAIEVLCANGVDVVIQRSDNESMGYTPTPVISRTIIRHNRNSDIKADGVVITPSHNPPSDGGFKYNPPHGGPADSDVTKQIQDRANALIAEGNAAVKRVDIRQATERGLVREEDFMVPYIDDLANVIDMDAIAKANLTLGTDPLGGAGVGYWSVIAKKYGLNITVVNDAVDPQFGFMRRDKDGKLRMDCSSAYAMAGLIELKDNFDLAWGNDPDFDRHGIVCKSAGLMNPNHYLAVAINYLYTHRPQWPTNLKIGKTLVSSSMIDRVAKSLDKSLAEMPVGFKWFVEGLSTSTIGFAGEESAGGIFLERDGSTWATDKDGFILCLLAAEILAVTGKDPGEHYQALTEQFDAPVYNRVDVAATLEQKQKLSAMDASVVTSDTLAGESITAVQTHAPGNNAAIGGVKVSTDNGWFAARPSGTEQIYKIYAESFKGESHLQELIGEAELLVGKIIK; encoded by the coding sequence ATGGCATTACATCCGCAAGCGGGTCAGAGCGCGGCGAAAGAGCAACTGATTAATGTAGCGCAATTAGTCAGTCAGTATTACAGTTTTAAACCTGACATCAGTGATCCGGGACAAGCCGTATCTTTTGGTACTTCGGGTCACAGAGGGACTGCGTCAAATTATACGTTTACTGATATGCACATTAGTGCGATTTGCCAAGCGCTTGTAGAGTATCGCCAACAGGAAGGGATTACAGGCCCGTTGTTTGTTGGAAAGGATACGCATGCCTTGTCTGAACCTGCCATGATAACTGCCATAGAAGTACTTTGTGCAAATGGTGTAGATGTTGTCATTCAGCGCAGTGACAATGAAAGCATGGGTTATACGCCAACGCCTGTTATTTCGCGTACTATTATTCGTCATAATCGAAACAGCGACATTAAAGCAGATGGTGTTGTCATCACACCATCACATAACCCACCATCAGACGGCGGCTTTAAATACAATCCTCCGCATGGTGGTCCAGCTGATAGCGATGTTACCAAGCAAATCCAAGACCGTGCGAATGCGCTAATTGCAGAAGGTAATGCAGCGGTCAAACGCGTAGACATTCGTCAAGCAACAGAACGAGGTTTAGTGCGTGAAGAAGACTTCATGGTGCCCTACATCGACGACTTAGCAAACGTTATCGATATGGATGCCATTGCAAAGGCGAACTTGACGTTAGGCACAGATCCTCTTGGTGGTGCTGGGGTAGGCTACTGGTCAGTCATTGCAAAAAAATACGGCTTAAATATTACAGTAGTTAATGATGCAGTAGACCCTCAGTTTGGTTTTATGCGTCGCGACAAAGACGGTAAATTGCGCATGGATTGTTCATCGGCCTATGCGATGGCAGGCCTAATTGAGCTAAAGGACAATTTTGACTTAGCGTGGGGTAACGACCCAGACTTTGACCGTCACGGTATTGTGTGCAAAAGCGCAGGTTTGATGAACCCGAACCATTATCTTGCGGTAGCAATTAACTACTTATATACGCATCGTCCACAGTGGCCTACGAACTTAAAGATAGGTAAAACGCTTGTATCGAGCAGTATGATAGACCGAGTAGCCAAAAGCTTAGATAAATCACTTGCGGAAATGCCTGTAGGTTTTAAGTGGTTTGTTGAAGGGTTGTCAACCAGCACAATTGGCTTTGCTGGTGAAGAAAGTGCAGGTGGTATATTCCTTGAACGCGACGGTAGTACATGGGCTACCGATAAAGATGGTTTTATCTTGTGTTTATTGGCTGCTGAGATTCTTGCAGTAACGGGGAAAGATCCCGGTGAGCATTATCAAGCGCTAACAGAACAGTTTGACGCGCCAGTATACAACCGTGTGGATGTTGCAGCTACGCTTGAACAAAAGCAAAAACTTTCAGCAATGGACGCGTCGGTAGTGACCAGTGATACGTTAGCGGGTGAATCTATTACGGCAGTTCAAACTCACGCGCCGGGCAATAATGCGGCTATCGGTGGAGTAAAAGTATCTACTGACAATGGGTGGTTCGCGGCACGTCCTTCAGGTACCGAACAAATTTATAAAATCTACGCTGAGAGCTTTAAAGGTGAAAGTCACTTACAAGAGCTTATTGGTGAAGCTGAATTGCTTGTAGGAAAAATTATCAAATAA
- a CDS encoding glycogen/starch/alpha-glucan phosphorylase, with the protein MNAKATKTQPSPAIDKAAFKAAVIKHLHCTLGTDENKANNHAWWKATCAAIQEQVLEGLRKTQKSHYLNDTRAVHYFSAEFLMGRLLSNNLQNFGLFDVASGALKELGVEISDILEEEPDMALGNGGLGRLAACFIDSLATMELPAIGYGIHYEHGLFRQEIKSGAQIERPDSWRDYGNPWEICRPESIQEVSLYGYVETKYGENGRVLKEWHPGSIVKGVPWDIPVVGYEGKTVNVLRLWQSEASDYFNWDVFNAGGYVDAQRENVSAETISKVLYPNDETEAGKELRLIQQYFFCSCSLKDIIRRYKRAHGDDWSRFADQVVIQLNDTHPAIAVPELMRILVDRAELGWDEAWAISTKVFAYTNHTLLPEALEKWPARMIEKILPRHLEIIYEINHRFMAEVDKKWPGDNAMKAKLSIIEEGNEKMVRMGHLSVIGSFAVNGVAEMHSRLVKSSLFPEFDELYPGKLTNVTNGITPRRWLKACNPALSKLIDKKIGDDWPKDLDKLQGLAKFANNKTFQKQFMKVKLENKELLAEEIRKSLDLEVDVNAIFDVQIKRLHEYKRQHLALLHIMALYRRILENPDYDMHPRVFVFGAKAAPGYKLAKDIIYAINKIADKINNDPRVNNKIKVAFLPNYRVSLAEKMIPAADVSEQISTAGKEASGTGNMKLALNGAVTIGTLDGANVEIAEEVGDDNIFIFGLTVEEVNELKANGYNPYDYYYKDAEIKAVLDWLETDYFTPGKPGALVSIKQSLLDNGDPYMVLADFRAYSDAQIAVDAAYRDKERWAEMAIINTAKMGKFTSDRSIRDYVERVWKLSPCKIES; encoded by the coding sequence ATGAACGCAAAAGCGACCAAGACGCAACCCTCTCCAGCTATCGACAAGGCAGCATTTAAAGCTGCTGTTATCAAGCATCTGCACTGCACACTAGGCACCGACGAAAATAAAGCAAACAATCACGCTTGGTGGAAAGCTACCTGTGCCGCCATTCAAGAACAAGTACTAGAAGGCCTTCGTAAGACACAGAAGAGTCATTATTTAAACGACACTCGTGCCGTGCATTATTTTTCTGCTGAGTTCTTGATGGGGCGTTTACTTTCAAACAACCTTCAAAATTTCGGTTTATTTGATGTCGCAAGTGGCGCATTGAAAGAACTAGGTGTGGAAATTTCAGATATTCTAGAAGAAGAGCCTGATATGGCGCTAGGTAATGGTGGCCTTGGGCGCCTTGCTGCTTGCTTTATCGACTCACTTGCTACTATGGAATTGCCAGCCATTGGGTATGGTATTCACTACGAACATGGCTTGTTCCGTCAGGAAATAAAGAGTGGTGCTCAAATCGAGCGTCCAGACAGCTGGCGTGATTATGGCAACCCATGGGAAATTTGCCGCCCTGAATCAATTCAAGAAGTATCGCTTTACGGCTACGTTGAAACTAAGTACGGCGAGAATGGCCGAGTGCTTAAAGAGTGGCACCCAGGTTCTATTGTAAAAGGCGTACCGTGGGATATTCCAGTAGTAGGTTACGAAGGTAAAACCGTAAACGTATTGCGTTTGTGGCAGTCAGAAGCGTCTGACTACTTTAACTGGGATGTATTTAATGCGGGTGGTTATGTTGACGCTCAACGTGAAAACGTATCGGCAGAAACAATTTCTAAAGTCCTTTATCCGAACGATGAAACCGAAGCGGGTAAAGAGCTGCGTCTTATTCAGCAATACTTCTTCTGTTCTTGTTCACTTAAAGACATTATTCGTCGTTATAAGCGTGCACACGGAGATGATTGGAGCCGTTTTGCTGATCAGGTAGTCATTCAGCTAAACGATACTCACCCTGCCATTGCGGTTCCAGAGTTAATGCGTATTCTTGTTGACCGCGCAGAGCTAGGTTGGGATGAAGCATGGGCTATCAGCACTAAAGTGTTTGCTTATACCAACCATACATTATTGCCAGAAGCACTAGAAAAATGGCCTGCACGAATGATTGAGAAAATCTTACCTCGTCATTTGGAGATCATTTACGAAATCAATCATCGCTTTATGGCTGAAGTTGATAAGAAATGGCCTGGTGATAATGCGATGAAAGCGAAGCTTTCTATCATTGAAGAAGGCAACGAGAAGATGGTTCGCATGGGCCACTTATCTGTAATTGGTTCTTTTGCCGTAAACGGTGTTGCAGAAATGCACTCTCGCTTGGTTAAATCGTCACTATTCCCTGAGTTTGACGAGCTATACCCAGGCAAACTAACAAACGTGACAAACGGTATCACGCCACGTCGCTGGTTGAAGGCATGTAACCCTGCGCTGTCTAAGCTCATCGATAAGAAAATTGGTGATGACTGGCCTAAAGATCTTGATAAGCTGCAAGGTCTTGCAAAGTTTGCTAATAACAAAACGTTCCAGAAGCAATTCATGAAAGTGAAGCTAGAGAACAAAGAATTGTTAGCGGAAGAAATTCGCAAGTCGCTTGATTTAGAGGTAGACGTTAACGCCATATTTGATGTTCAAATTAAGCGTCTTCACGAGTACAAGCGTCAGCATCTTGCTCTTTTACACATTATGGCGCTGTATCGTCGTATTCTTGAAAACCCAGACTATGACATGCACCCTCGTGTATTCGTATTTGGCGCGAAAGCGGCACCTGGCTATAAACTAGCTAAAGATATTATCTATGCGATTAATAAAATAGCAGATAAGATCAACAACGACCCGCGTGTGAACAACAAGATTAAAGTTGCGTTCTTGCCGAACTACCGCGTTTCTCTTGCTGAGAAGATGATTCCTGCGGCGGATGTGTCTGAGCAAATCAGTACTGCGGGTAAAGAAGCATCGGGCACCGGTAACATGAAGCTAGCGCTTAACGGTGCGGTGACAATCGGTACACTAGATGGTGCTAACGTTGAAATTGCTGAAGAAGTAGGCGACGACAACATCTTTATTTTTGGTCTAACAGTAGAAGAAGTCAACGAGCTTAAAGCAAACGGCTACAATCCTTATGACTACTACTACAAAGATGCAGAAATTAAAGCGGTTCTCGACTGGCTAGAAACTGACTACTTTACACCAGGTAAGCCAGGCGCATTAGTGTCTATTAAGCAAAGTCTTCTGGATAATGGTGACCCGTACATGGTGCTTGCGGATTTCCGCGCATACTCTGACGCACAAATTGCCGTAGATGCCGCATATCGTGATAAAGAGCGTTGGGCTGAAATGGCCATCATCAACACGGCGAAAATGGGCAAGTTCACCTCTGACCGTTCAATTCGAGATTACGTTGAACGCGTATGGAAACTTTCACCTTGTAAGATTGAAAGCTAG
- a CDS encoding putative bifunctional diguanylate cyclase/phosphodiesterase: MSQVHTSLATIPNRYAFIDSISREASQSHSLSLMLVDVVRFSDVTTSLGIHIGDRFLLEIANRIQGLFGSQVALGRISGDIFGIVFPNENNEIVMREMFERLVEHFKSPMHYEDTAFIADFNVGVVCTSKHSPKQFDITTFVSRAETALKQAKENKYENYFALSTFDKTDTGRSLALKADLKRAIANNELELYFQPKVDLNTLTIVGGECLLRWNHPLDGVLFPGPLIEAAESYNMMNELGYWTLEQAFRALNEFDALKLPLSLSVNISPTQLYDSQLIPTLVTLSETYSMPLNRIELELTEDVALSNSLMVKKQLDQLRSLGIAISVDDFGKGYSNLAYIRDLDLDAIKIDKSFVMELEAHPVNRAIIEAAKVIGKAKECAVVAEGVETLEQLHILREVGVTEGQGYLFSRAVPLKHFIALTQREIIVGVSPRRALA, from the coding sequence ATGAGCCAAGTACATACATCGCTGGCAACTATTCCCAACCGATATGCATTTATCGATAGCATTTCACGAGAGGCTTCTCAAAGTCACTCGTTATCATTAATGCTCGTGGATGTGGTTCGTTTTTCAGATGTGACAACAAGTCTTGGCATTCACATTGGCGATCGTTTTCTGCTTGAAATCGCAAACAGAATTCAGGGCTTATTTGGTTCTCAAGTTGCGTTAGGCCGCATAAGCGGTGATATTTTTGGCATCGTATTCCCAAACGAAAATAATGAAATAGTAATGCGCGAAATGTTCGAGCGCTTAGTCGAACATTTCAAGTCACCTATGCATTATGAAGACACAGCATTTATTGCCGACTTCAATGTGGGCGTGGTCTGCACAAGTAAGCACAGTCCTAAACAGTTTGATATCACTACCTTTGTGTCTAGAGCTGAAACCGCGCTGAAGCAAGCCAAAGAAAACAAATACGAAAACTACTTTGCACTGTCTACATTTGATAAAACAGACACAGGAAGAAGCCTAGCTTTAAAAGCCGATCTTAAGCGGGCCATTGCGAATAATGAACTAGAACTCTACTTTCAACCAAAAGTGGATTTAAACACCTTAACTATAGTAGGTGGAGAGTGTCTTTTACGGTGGAATCATCCGCTTGATGGTGTGCTGTTCCCCGGACCGCTTATTGAGGCAGCTGAGTCTTATAATATGATGAATGAGCTTGGCTATTGGACGCTCGAGCAAGCTTTTAGGGCGCTTAATGAATTTGACGCACTAAAGCTTCCTTTGTCATTGTCAGTGAATATTTCGCCAACACAGCTCTACGATAGTCAATTAATTCCGACCCTTGTAACGTTAAGTGAAACCTATTCGATGCCCCTTAACCGTATTGAACTGGAATTGACAGAAGACGTTGCATTATCAAATTCATTAATGGTTAAAAAGCAACTTGATCAACTGCGAAGTTTGGGTATCGCTATTTCTGTCGACGATTTCGGAAAAGGCTATTCGAATTTAGCTTATATTCGTGATTTGGATTTAGACGCTATTAAAATAGATAAATCGTTTGTGATGGAGTTAGAAGCGCATCCGGTAAACCGCGCGATTATTGAGGCTGCAAAGGTTATTGGGAAAGCAAAAGAGTGCGCTGTGGTCGCTGAAGGTGTAGAAACCTTAGAGCAGTTACATATCTTACGCGAAGTTGGCGTTACAGAAGGGCAGGGGTACTTGTTCTCTCGCGCTGTACCTCTTAAGCACTTCATTGCGTTGACTCAACGAGAAATCATTGTTGGGGTTTCTCCCCGTCGGGCTTTGGCTTAG
- the astE gene encoding succinylglutamate desuccinylase → MQQLIDSGDFLSLSRRSPERFDDPIHFTLNNGTQVSVSAPGIISFFPQSIATPKKQIVLSCGVHGNETAPIEICDELVMRILKSELTLSHNVLFLFGNLPAMDIAQRFVEENMNRLFSGAHSEGEGLVNQERVRAKALEDAVATFFEKNEGPRYHYDLHTAIRASKNEKFAVYPYLHERKHSKGQLAFLAACGVKTILLSESATTTFSYFSSYQFNAHAFTVELGKVRPFGENDMTRFEDAKQAITSLITQDDFAPDVDVAELDIYRVNQVINKHYDDFTLHFDDDTPNFMDYAKGTVLASEKGKDYIAEHEGEAIVFPNANVAIGQRALLTVVPTTLEDLDV, encoded by the coding sequence ATGCAACAACTTATTGATAGCGGCGACTTTTTATCATTATCGCGTCGCTCCCCAGAACGCTTTGACGACCCTATACATTTCACACTCAATAACGGTACACAAGTAAGCGTAAGCGCGCCCGGTATCATTAGCTTTTTTCCTCAGTCTATTGCCACACCAAAAAAACAAATTGTTTTATCTTGCGGCGTGCACGGTAATGAAACCGCTCCTATTGAGATTTGCGATGAATTAGTAATGCGAATTCTCAAAAGTGAGCTAACACTTTCGCACAACGTGCTGTTCCTGTTTGGTAATTTACCAGCAATGGATATTGCACAGCGATTTGTTGAAGAGAACATGAACCGTTTATTTAGTGGCGCTCATTCAGAAGGTGAAGGATTGGTTAATCAGGAACGCGTTAGAGCTAAAGCCCTCGAAGACGCTGTTGCAACATTTTTTGAAAAGAATGAAGGACCGCGTTATCACTACGATTTACACACGGCCATACGTGCATCTAAGAATGAAAAATTTGCAGTTTATCCTTATTTGCACGAACGCAAACACAGTAAAGGGCAACTTGCATTTTTGGCAGCGTGCGGTGTTAAGACTATCTTGCTTTCTGAAAGCGCAACAACGACGTTTAGTTATTTTTCATCATACCAATTCAACGCCCATGCATTTACGGTTGAATTAGGCAAAGTGCGACCATTTGGTGAGAATGATATGACCCGTTTTGAGGATGCGAAACAGGCCATTACGTCGCTCATTACCCAAGATGATTTTGCACCTGATGTGGACGTGGCCGAATTAGATATCTATCGAGTGAATCAAGTCATCAACAAACATTACGACGACTTTACCCTTCATTTTGATGATGATACGCCTAACTTTATGGATTATGCCAAAGGGACAGTGTTGGCTAGCGAGAAGGGGAAAGACTATATTGCAGAGCATGAAGGCGAAGCGATAGTGTTTCCTAATGCCAACGTAGCAATTGGACAACGCGCGCTGCTAACGGTAGTACCAACAACTCTGGAAGACCTCGATGTTTGA
- a CDS encoding HIT domain-containing protein, with amino-acid sequence MFELDSRLHNDTFFVCDLTLCRVLLMNDSQFPWLILVPRKNDIAEIIDLTEHEQILLLQESATVSKVLQAVFTPFKLNVAALGNVVRQLHVHHVARFEGDMAWPKPVWGNQAAIPYKEESAKLLIAQIKQHLEIENAK; translated from the coding sequence ATGTTTGAGTTAGATAGCCGTTTACACAATGATACATTTTTTGTCTGTGATCTTACGTTGTGTCGTGTACTGTTGATGAACGATAGTCAGTTTCCCTGGCTTATTCTTGTGCCTAGAAAAAATGACATAGCGGAAATTATCGATTTAACTGAGCACGAGCAAATATTGCTACTTCAAGAGTCGGCAACGGTTTCAAAGGTTTTGCAAGCGGTTTTCACACCTTTTAAGTTAAATGTAGCAGCATTAGGGAATGTGGTTAGACAGCTTCATGTTCATCATGTTGCGCGATTTGAAGGTGATATGGCATGGCCAAAGCCAGTGTGGGGTAACCAAGCTGCAATTCCTTATAAAGAAGAGAGTGCGAAATTGCTAATTGCGCAGATAAAACAGCATCTTGAAATAGAAAATGCAAAGTAA
- a CDS encoding heavy metal-binding domain-containing protein, producing the protein MIVSTTPTLEGHKIEAYYGIVVGEAVMGANVFKDLFASIRDIVGGRSGSYEEELTTARKLAFTELEHEARSMGANAVVGIDLDYQVIGDKGSMLMVSISGTAVKTTPL; encoded by the coding sequence ATGATTGTTTCTACAACCCCGACATTAGAGGGACATAAGATTGAGGCATACTATGGCATCGTGGTTGGCGAAGCGGTGATGGGAGCCAATGTTTTTAAGGACCTTTTTGCCTCAATAAGAGATATCGTAGGTGGGCGTTCTGGATCTTATGAAGAGGAACTAACCACAGCGCGTAAATTAGCATTTACTGAACTGGAGCACGAAGCGCGGAGCATGGGCGCAAATGCCGTAGTAGGTATCGATTTAGACTATCAAGTTATCGGCGACAAAGGCAGTATGCTAATGGTAAGCATAAGTGGTACTGCTGTTAAAACGACGCCGCTTTAA
- a CDS encoding energy transducer TonB has protein sequence MLKTMFKRKTQATKFRGVLLATVATAAVVTASTALVLTSNPASAADSVNAAEANTASVIKRALPKYPKYAVKNGIEGSVLVNFSIESDGNVSDIEVVASDHDGLFDATAILGVQKWLYTKPAHKIRNNYVAIEFALTDNPKTSQFSNVEKIQVRAD, from the coding sequence ATGCTAAAAACAATGTTTAAAAGGAAAACACAAGCAACCAAGTTCAGAGGTGTATTACTGGCTACCGTAGCAACAGCTGCTGTAGTGACGGCGTCTACCGCTTTGGTACTCACAAGTAACCCTGCTAGCGCGGCTGATAGTGTGAATGCAGCTGAAGCTAATACGGCATCAGTAATAAAGCGTGCGCTACCTAAGTACCCTAAATATGCGGTTAAAAATGGCATCGAGGGCTCAGTGTTAGTTAACTTTAGTATTGAAAGCGACGGCAACGTTTCTGACATCGAAGTTGTTGCTTCAGATCATGATGGCCTGTTTGATGCGACCGCAATTTTAGGCGTTCAAAAATGGCTCTACACAAAACCTGCTCATAAAATTCGCAATAACTATGTTGCCATTGAGTTCGCACTCACCGACAATCCAAAAACATCACAATTTAGCAATGTAGAAAAAATTCAGGTTCGAGCAGACTAA
- a CDS encoding DUF2897 family protein — MDLTWLLVIIVLVLGVVVGNITLLKYSAKFKFPTPSKPFDSDNEEADSSAHRSQDKKKNGFDDEDDW; from the coding sequence ATGGATTTAACCTGGCTATTAGTGATTATTGTGTTGGTACTAGGTGTAGTGGTGGGTAACATCACACTGCTTAAATACAGCGCGAAATTTAAGTTCCCAACACCTTCAAAACCATTTGACTCTGATAATGAAGAGGCTGACAGTTCAGCACACCGCAGCCAAGATAAGAAGAAAAATGGTTTTGACGATGAAGATGATTGGTAA
- a CDS encoding M15 family metallopeptidase, which produces MSPVSDNQWLGLHNNYLVDVGTNHRLHPDVVDDFTAMQQAAAQDGLDLQLVSSYRDFARQTAIFNRKWRGETAILDKNSQPLRPDTLSDEEKLHAILMWSALPGGSRHHWGTDFDVYDKTSVEKLNGRFDLVESEYERGGPCYLLACWLEQHMARFGFFRPFSESTGGVAREPWHLSHSAISKRFEKARNIQALENALSESEIEGKATILAMLPSLYNRYVLNKGNRSAV; this is translated from the coding sequence ATGTCTCCTGTTTCTGATAATCAATGGTTAGGCCTACACAACAACTATTTGGTTGACGTTGGCACTAACCATAGACTTCACCCTGACGTTGTTGATGACTTTACGGCAATGCAACAGGCAGCAGCGCAAGATGGGCTCGACTTACAACTTGTTAGCAGTTACCGAGACTTTGCTCGCCAAACTGCTATTTTTAATCGAAAATGGCGGGGCGAGACCGCCATCCTCGATAAGAATAGTCAACCCTTACGGCCAGACACACTAAGCGATGAAGAGAAACTTCACGCCATTTTAATGTGGTCAGCGTTACCCGGTGGCAGCCGTCACCATTGGGGAACAGATTTCGATGTTTACGACAAAACGTCTGTCGAAAAACTCAATGGACGTTTTGATCTTGTTGAAAGTGAGTATGAACGCGGCGGACCATGCTATTTGCTTGCGTGTTGGCTAGAGCAGCACATGGCCAGATTTGGTTTTTTCCGTCCATTCAGTGAAAGTACCGGTGGCGTCGCAAGGGAACCTTGGCACTTAAGCCATAGTGCTATTTCGAAACGTTTTGAAAAAGCGAGAAATATTCAGGCACTAGAAAACGCATTAAGTGAAAGTGAAATAGAAGGCAAAGCAACAATTCTTGCCATGCTTCCTTCGCTGTATAATCGTTATGTCTTAAACAAGGGCAATAGAAGTGCCGTGTAA